In one Corallococcus sp. EGB genomic region, the following are encoded:
- a CDS encoding sensor histidine kinase produces the protein MSAFSSHAPVYVSPGLEGRAEALLALQLRESRKRVDGLFTWLVLGQWAAAVLVAVFVSPHEWEGRVLALHLHVRTAVLLGAALSVFPVMLTRLHPGAAVTRHVVAVSQMLWSALLIHLTGGRIETHFHIFGSLAVLSFYRDPKVLLTASLTLGVDHCMRGALWPESVYGQPHPEWWRLLEHAFWVAAIDLVLVVACRDALRDLGERAGHQALAEAAIEAELALRAGQLDAAVREVHAVRDQAERMERLASLGQLTASVSHELRNPLAAARTAHAFVLRRLRKAGSLPSDPRIPRFLDIIDRELQACSVIISDLLDYAKGRPPRRTPCPLRPLVEEAISVVPRRDGVRVDNLVADGLPVPHLDREQFRQVLVNLIQNAVEAIPAERSGTVRVHADARGDGAWSLRVTDDGPGIPAPLLERIFEPMFTTKVRGTGLGLAIVKRLVQGHGARIQAESDLGHGSRFTVVFPDGSAPVTCAAVPS, from the coding sequence ATGTCAGCCTTTTCCAGTCATGCTCCGGTGTATGTCTCGCCTGGCCTGGAAGGGCGGGCGGAGGCGCTGCTGGCATTGCAGCTGCGCGAATCGCGCAAGCGGGTGGATGGCTTGTTCACCTGGCTGGTGCTGGGGCAGTGGGCGGCCGCGGTGCTGGTGGCGGTGTTCGTGTCTCCCCATGAGTGGGAGGGCAGGGTGCTGGCGCTGCACCTGCACGTGCGGACGGCGGTGCTGCTGGGCGCGGCGCTGAGCGTCTTCCCGGTGATGCTCACGCGGCTGCACCCGGGGGCGGCGGTGACGCGGCACGTGGTGGCGGTGAGCCAGATGCTCTGGTCCGCGCTGCTCATCCACCTGACGGGCGGCCGCATCGAGACGCACTTCCACATCTTCGGCTCGCTGGCGGTGCTGTCGTTCTACCGGGATCCGAAGGTGCTGCTCACCGCCAGCCTGACCCTGGGGGTGGACCACTGCATGCGGGGCGCGCTGTGGCCGGAGTCCGTCTACGGGCAGCCGCACCCGGAATGGTGGCGCTTGCTGGAGCACGCCTTCTGGGTGGCCGCCATCGACCTGGTGCTCGTCGTCGCCTGTCGGGACGCACTGCGCGACCTGGGGGAGCGGGCCGGGCACCAGGCCCTGGCGGAGGCCGCCATCGAAGCGGAGCTGGCGCTGCGCGCGGGACAGCTGGATGCCGCCGTGCGGGAGGTGCACGCCGTGCGTGACCAGGCGGAGCGGATGGAGCGGCTCGCGTCGCTGGGGCAGCTCACCGCCAGCGTCAGCCACGAGCTGCGCAACCCCCTGGCGGCCGCGCGCACCGCGCACGCGTTCGTCCTGCGCCGGCTGCGCAAGGCGGGCTCGCTGCCCTCCGACCCACGCATCCCGCGCTTCCTGGACATCATCGACCGGGAGCTGCAGGCGTGCTCGGTCATCATCTCCGACCTGCTGGACTACGCGAAGGGGCGGCCTCCGCGCCGCACGCCCTGTCCGCTGCGGCCGCTGGTGGAGGAGGCCATCAGCGTGGTGCCTCGCCGGGACGGCGTGCGCGTGGACAACCTGGTCGCGGACGGGCTGCCGGTGCCGCACCTGGACCGTGAACAGTTCCGCCAGGTGCTCGTCAACCTCATCCAGAACGCGGTGGAGGCCATTCCGGCGGAGCGTTCCGGGACCGTCCGCGTGCACGCCGACGCGCGGGGCGACGGCGCCTGGAGCCTGCGCGTGACGGACGATGGGCCGGGCATCCCCGCGCCGCTCCTGGAGCGCATCTTCGAGCCCATGTTCACCACCAAGGTGCGCGGCACCGGGCTGGGGCTCGCCATCGTGAAGCGCCTGGTGCAGGGCCATGGGGCGCGCATCCAGGCGGAGAGCGATTTGGGTCACGGCTCGCGCTTCACGGTCGTCTTTCCTGACGGGAGCGCCCCGGTGACATGCGCCGCGGTGCCTTCCTGA
- a CDS encoding SOS response-associated peptidase encodes MCGRVTVRTSPAQLVAELELAGARATLERERFNLCPTQLLPVVPNDGARLLDVFRWGLIPSWAKDASIGNKMINARAETVAEKPSFRAALKRRRCLVVVDGWYEWKQSTKPKTPYFFHHREGRPLALAGLWEEWTAPDTGEVLRTCTIITTGPNALMAPIHDRMPVILSPEGQSVWLRPEPQEASVLLPLLVPAAEAPLDVYEVARGVNSPANDGPECVARIAA; translated from the coding sequence ATGTGTGGCCGAGTCACCGTCCGGACCTCTCCCGCGCAGCTCGTCGCCGAGCTGGAGCTCGCGGGCGCGCGCGCGACGCTGGAGCGCGAGCGTTTCAACCTCTGTCCCACGCAGCTCCTGCCCGTGGTGCCCAACGACGGCGCGCGGCTCCTGGACGTGTTCCGCTGGGGGCTCATCCCGTCATGGGCGAAGGACGCGTCCATCGGCAACAAGATGATCAACGCGCGCGCGGAGACGGTGGCGGAGAAGCCCAGCTTCCGTGCGGCGCTGAAGCGCAGGCGGTGCCTGGTGGTGGTGGATGGCTGGTATGAGTGGAAGCAGTCCACGAAGCCCAAGACGCCGTACTTCTTCCACCACCGCGAGGGAAGGCCGCTGGCGCTGGCGGGCCTGTGGGAGGAGTGGACGGCGCCAGACACCGGCGAGGTGCTGCGCACCTGCACCATCATCACCACGGGCCCCAACGCGCTGATGGCGCCCATCCACGACCGGATGCCCGTCATCCTGTCCCCGGAAGGCCAGTCCGTGTGGCTGCGCCCGGAGCCCCAGGAGGCGTCCGTCCTGCTGCCGCTGCTCGTCCCCGCGGCGGAAGCACCGCTGGACGTCTACGAAGTGGCGCGCGGGGTGAACTCGCCCGCCAACGACGGGCCCGAGTGCGTGGCCCGCATCGCGGCCTGA
- the dgt gene encoding dGTP triphosphohydrolase → MSRDDSQERTERWRRLLSDTRVGSGPRSAQADASGAEAAHRQLDERNDYSRDYDRIVFSSEFRCLHDKTQVFPLSTSDYTRTRLTHSIEASCVGRSLGHQAGLGLKAQGVELDPSHLGTIVAAACLAHDIGNPPFGHSGEAAIQHWVGQRLSPPGAGSKSPFTTESEWRDLRDFEGNAQGFRILNRLQSRERRGGLRYTAATLGAMSKYPRPSVLPGSRPKAKGVVSEKKFGYFQDDVDLALEAWRATGLREREPGVFSRHPLAFLVEAADDICYAVIDLEDSAKLGLVPMERACQLLESVLPEPVVRKPPRHLETRMAQARARAIGKLIPRCVEAFVAHAHDLEAGRVEKPLTELQPDVRAQLEEITDFTREHGYWSERVLQIESAGFKTLGGLLDMFALSVVAESPNAEERKLRQLLPLECFQRPEFAAADEEAPRPPRRDEVIQRLTPYQRLLCVTDYITGLSDSRAVELYQRLSGIQLPT, encoded by the coding sequence GTGAGCCGCGATGACAGTCAGGAACGCACGGAGCGCTGGCGCAGGCTCCTGTCGGACACCCGCGTCGGGTCGGGGCCGCGCTCCGCGCAGGCGGACGCGTCCGGGGCGGAGGCCGCGCACCGGCAGCTCGACGAGCGCAACGACTACTCACGCGACTACGACCGCATCGTCTTCTCCAGCGAGTTCCGCTGCCTGCATGACAAGACGCAGGTCTTCCCGCTGTCGACGAGCGACTACACGCGCACGCGCCTCACGCACAGCATCGAGGCGTCCTGCGTGGGCCGCTCGCTGGGCCATCAGGCCGGGCTGGGATTGAAGGCGCAGGGCGTGGAGCTGGACCCGTCGCACCTGGGCACCATCGTGGCGGCGGCGTGCCTGGCGCACGACATCGGCAACCCGCCGTTCGGCCACTCGGGCGAGGCGGCCATCCAGCACTGGGTGGGCCAGCGGCTCTCCCCGCCGGGAGCGGGGAGCAAGAGCCCGTTCACGACGGAGTCCGAGTGGCGCGACCTGCGCGACTTCGAGGGCAACGCGCAGGGCTTCCGCATCCTCAACCGGCTCCAGTCGCGCGAGCGCCGGGGCGGGCTGCGCTACACGGCCGCGACGCTGGGGGCCATGAGCAAGTACCCGCGCCCGTCGGTGCTGCCCGGCTCGCGGCCGAAGGCGAAGGGCGTCGTGTCGGAGAAGAAGTTCGGCTACTTCCAGGACGACGTGGACCTGGCGCTGGAGGCCTGGCGCGCCACGGGCCTGCGCGAGCGCGAGCCCGGCGTGTTCAGCCGCCACCCGCTGGCCTTCCTCGTCGAGGCCGCGGACGACATCTGCTACGCGGTCATCGACCTGGAGGACTCCGCGAAGCTGGGGCTCGTGCCCATGGAGCGCGCGTGCCAGCTGTTGGAGTCCGTCCTTCCGGAGCCGGTGGTCCGCAAGCCGCCCCGGCACCTGGAGACGCGCATGGCCCAGGCGCGGGCGAGGGCCATTGGCAAGCTCATCCCCAGGTGCGTGGAGGCCTTCGTGGCGCACGCGCACGACCTGGAGGCGGGCCGCGTGGAGAAGCCGCTCACGGAGCTCCAGCCGGACGTGCGCGCGCAGCTGGAGGAGATCACCGACTTCACCCGCGAGCACGGCTACTGGAGCGAGCGCGTGCTCCAGATTGAGAGCGCGGGCTTCAAGACGCTGGGCGGCCTGCTGGACATGTTCGCCCTGTCCGTGGTGGCGGAGTCTCCCAACGCGGAGGAGCGGAAGCTGCGGCAGCTTTTGCCGCTGGAGTGCTTCCAACGCCCGGAGTTCGCGGCGGCGGACGAAGAAGCGCCGCGCCCGCCCCGGCGCGACGAGGTCATCCAGCGGCTCACGCCGTACCAGCGGCTGTTGTGCGTGACGGACTACATCACCGGCCTGTCGGACAGCCGCGCGGTGGAGCTGTACCAGCGGCTGTCCGGCATCCAGCTGCCCACGTAG
- a CDS encoding DUF2378 family protein, with the protein MQEQAKPYPEAGAVEADWAVRRMAATDLDTARGMFFLGVLETVRVGAGEEAVAACRAATEDRRYVGFFNYPVASFLKLAQVATRMLAPRWGGGDEALRQMGMQATRSFLESAVGRTFLLLSAGDPRKLVSNLPSGYQMAVSYGERTVDWKGEGEALFVMRRDFMPPAYHEGVLREVLTMVGTRNPQVQGRKLGLLDTEYHITWEVPVVLPTETPKEARWRVFQ; encoded by the coding sequence ATGCAGGAACAGGCGAAGCCGTACCCGGAGGCGGGCGCGGTGGAGGCGGACTGGGCGGTGCGTCGGATGGCGGCGACGGATCTGGACACCGCCCGGGGCATGTTCTTCCTGGGGGTGCTGGAGACGGTGCGCGTCGGCGCGGGCGAGGAGGCGGTGGCCGCGTGCCGGGCCGCCACCGAGGATCGCCGCTACGTGGGCTTCTTCAACTACCCGGTGGCCAGCTTCCTCAAGCTGGCGCAGGTGGCGACGCGGATGCTGGCCCCCCGCTGGGGCGGGGGCGACGAAGCGCTGCGCCAGATGGGGATGCAGGCCACGCGCAGCTTCCTGGAGTCCGCGGTGGGGCGCACCTTCCTGCTCCTGTCCGCGGGGGACCCACGCAAGCTGGTGTCGAACCTGCCCTCCGGCTACCAGATGGCGGTGAGCTACGGGGAGCGCACCGTCGACTGGAAGGGAGAGGGGGAAGCGCTGTTCGTCATGAGGCGCGACTTCATGCCGCCGGCGTATCACGAGGGGGTGCTGCGCGAGGTGCTCACCATGGTGGGGACACGCAACCCGCAGGTCCAGGGACGCAAGCTGGGCCTGCTGGACACCGAGTACCACATCACCTGGGAGGTGCCCGTCGTGCTGCCCACGGAAACACCCAAGGAGGCCCGCTGGCGGGTGTTCCAGTAG
- a CDS encoding two-component system response regulator, with translation MPDATPPLILIIDDEPELEVMARYLELEGYSVLTATNGEEGLIALASCRKPCIVLLDLMMPVMDGYGFLRRMHDDATLCGLPVFVLTASFPTERMAGVVGTLHKPLHMELLKEAVAPYCPPPEEEDSAAG, from the coding sequence GTGCCCGACGCGACCCCGCCGCTGATTCTCATCATCGATGACGAGCCGGAGCTGGAAGTGATGGCCCGGTACCTGGAGCTCGAAGGCTACTCCGTGCTGACGGCGACCAACGGTGAGGAGGGGTTGATAGCCCTGGCCTCGTGCCGCAAGCCCTGCATCGTGCTGCTGGATTTGATGATGCCGGTGATGGATGGCTACGGCTTCCTGCGGCGGATGCACGACGACGCGACACTGTGCGGGTTGCCCGTCTTCGTGCTCACCGCCAGCTTCCCGACGGAGCGGATGGCCGGCGTCGTGGGAACCCTGCACAAGCCCCTGCACATGGAGCTCTTGAAGGAGGCGGTCGCGCCCTACTGCCCGCCGCCGGAAGAGGAGGACTCCGCGGCGGGCTGA
- a CDS encoding GMC family oxidoreductase produces MDCDWLIIGSGFGGSVSALRLVEKGYRVVMVEKGRRLRGQDFPKSNWNLKRWLWMPQLGWRGLFKMTFFRHVTVLSGVGVGGGSLVYANTLPIPKDDFFDAASWGHLAPWKRELAPHYATARRMLGATVNPLNTYPDQVLKDVGQDLGRPDFQSTTVAIYFGEPGVTVKDPYFNGEGPDRTGCNACGGCMLGCRNNAKNTLDKNYLYFAEKRGLTLHADTEVTWVRPLPEGGYEVTAREGTGFFKKTRRFTAKHVIFAGGVLGTLDLLLKLKDARDGLPNLSERVGDGVRTNSEALIGIISGGKHKDRDLSRGIAIGSILHTDEHSHLEPVRYPAGSGFFRLLMAPHVPGATAWSRMARLVGLLARRPLRFLQAWFVPDFARRTMILLYMRTMEGHLRMRRARALTTGFRTGLTTGLQAGPAPTANMPESFDLAKRVSDKLDGYPMTMVSETLMGIPTTAHILGGACMGDSPETGAIDARHRLYGYEGLYVVDGSAISANPGVNPSLTIAALAERAMTFIPAAREQPRGDTDATLEPSSRAHAAVS; encoded by the coding sequence ATGGACTGCGACTGGCTCATCATCGGCTCGGGGTTTGGCGGCAGCGTCAGCGCGTTGCGGCTCGTCGAGAAGGGCTATCGCGTGGTGATGGTGGAGAAGGGCCGGCGCCTGCGGGGACAGGACTTCCCCAAGTCCAACTGGAACCTGAAGCGCTGGCTGTGGATGCCGCAACTCGGGTGGCGCGGCCTCTTCAAGATGACCTTCTTCCGTCACGTCACCGTGCTGTCCGGCGTCGGCGTGGGCGGCGGCTCGCTCGTCTACGCCAACACGCTGCCCATCCCGAAGGACGACTTCTTCGACGCTGCCTCCTGGGGCCACCTGGCGCCGTGGAAGCGGGAGCTCGCGCCGCACTACGCCACCGCGCGCCGCATGCTGGGCGCCACCGTCAACCCGCTCAACACGTACCCCGACCAGGTGCTCAAGGACGTGGGACAGGACCTGGGGCGCCCCGACTTCCAGTCCACCACCGTGGCCATCTACTTCGGTGAGCCCGGCGTCACCGTGAAGGACCCCTACTTCAACGGCGAGGGCCCGGACCGCACCGGCTGCAACGCGTGCGGCGGCTGCATGCTGGGCTGCCGCAACAACGCCAAGAACACGCTCGACAAGAACTACCTCTACTTCGCGGAGAAGCGCGGCCTCACGCTCCACGCGGACACGGAGGTGACGTGGGTGCGTCCGCTGCCGGAGGGCGGCTATGAGGTGACGGCCCGGGAGGGCACCGGCTTCTTCAAGAAGACGCGCCGCTTCACCGCGAAGCACGTCATCTTCGCGGGCGGCGTCCTGGGCACCCTGGACCTCCTGCTCAAGCTCAAGGACGCCCGGGACGGCCTGCCGAACCTCTCCGAGCGCGTGGGCGATGGCGTGCGCACCAACTCCGAGGCGCTCATCGGCATCATCAGTGGCGGGAAGCACAAGGACCGCGACCTGTCCCGGGGCATCGCCATCGGGTCCATCCTCCACACCGACGAGCACTCGCACCTGGAGCCCGTGCGCTACCCCGCGGGCTCCGGCTTCTTCCGCCTGCTCATGGCGCCCCACGTCCCCGGCGCCACCGCATGGTCGCGCATGGCCCGGCTGGTGGGGCTGCTCGCGCGCCGCCCCTTGCGCTTCCTCCAGGCCTGGTTCGTCCCGGACTTCGCGCGCCGCACGATGATCCTCCTGTACATGCGCACCATGGAGGGCCACCTGCGCATGCGCCGGGCCCGCGCGCTCACCACCGGCTTCCGCACGGGCCTCACCACCGGCCTGCAGGCGGGCCCCGCGCCCACCGCGAACATGCCGGAGTCCTTCGACCTGGCGAAGCGCGTGTCCGACAAGCTGGATGGCTACCCCATGACCATGGTCAGCGAGACGCTCATGGGCATCCCCACCACCGCGCACATCCTGGGCGGTGCGTGCATGGGGGATTCGCCCGAGACAGGCGCCATCGACGCGAGACACCGCCTGTATGGCTATGAAGGGTTGTATGTGGTGGATGGCTCAGCCATCTCCGCCAACCCGGGCGTCAATCCCTCACTCACCATCGCCGCGCTCGCCGAGCGCGCCATGACCTTCATCCCCGCCGCCCGTGAGCAGCCCCGCGGCGACACCGACGCCACGCTCGAGCCCTCCTCGCGCGCCCACGCCGCGGTCTCCTGA